Proteins from a genomic interval of Lolium perenne isolate Kyuss_39 chromosome 1, Kyuss_2.0, whole genome shotgun sequence:
- the LOC127314618 gene encoding peptide methionine sulfoxide reductase B5, protein MGVQHLLKLRMASLHAHPAAPPATRPLSALSSLLLAPSPAAASAPRPASLSCSRAYCPAVRPAAGRCSSRTVGRRLPGVVVAMSSSAPTPGPVQKSEEEWEAILTPEQFRILRRKGTEYPGTGEYDKLFSEGTYGCAGCGTPLYKSSTKFNSGCGWPAFYEGFPGAIKRTADPDGRRIEITCAACGGHLGHVFKGEGFNTPTDERHCVNSISLKFVPASEEEAS, encoded by the exons ATGGGCGTCCAGCATCTGCTGAAGCTCAGGATGGCGTCCCTCCACGCCCAccccgccgcgccgcccgccacgCGGCCGCTCTCCGCGCTCTCGTCCCTCCTCCTCGCCCCCTCTCCCGCCGCCGCGTCGGCCCCTCGGCCCGCCTCCCTCTCGTGCTCGCGGGCGTACTGCCCGGCGGTCAGACCTGCCGCCGGCCGGTGCTCCAGCAGGACGGTCGGACGGCGGTTGCCGGGCGTCGTGGTGGCGATGTCCTCGTCGGCGCCGACGCCGGGGCCCGTGCAGAAgtcggaggaggagtgggaggccatcctcacgccggagcagttcCGCATCCTCCGCCGCAAGGGCACCGA GTACCCTGGAACAGGTGAATATGACAAGTTGTTTAGCGAGGGTACTTACGGATGTGCTGGCTGCGGAACCCCCTTGTACAAATCATCTACGAAGTTCAACTCAGGGTGTGGTTGGCCAGCATTCTACGAAGGATTCCCTGGAGCCATAAAACGGACG GCGGATCCTGATGGGAGGCGAATTGAGATCACATGTGCTGCTTGTGGAGGACATCTGGGGCATGTGTTCAAAGGGGAGGGTTTCAACACGCCGACTGATGAGCGGCACTGCGTCAACAGTATTTCACTTAAGTTTGTTCCAGCCTCCGAAGAAGAGGCTAGTTGA
- the LOC127314608 gene encoding transcription termination factor MTERF4, chloroplastic — protein sequence MMKSLFLFSAHPKPPLLPSPNLRKLLCLRATSSAASTSSRPRPDRRTPGPARARQSLYARPSLLTMDRDRAARRADVDAYLASLGVDPGELAGLELPATVDVMRERVDFLRSLGLTPQDLAAYPLALGCSVRKNMVPVLDYLGNLGVRRDELPNLLRRYPQVLHASIVVDLAPVVKYLQGLDVRPGDVPRVLERYPDLLGFKLEGTISTSVAYLVAIGVARRRVGSVITRFPELLGMRVGKILKPFVEHLERIGLHRPAIARIIEDKPYVLGFGLEETVKPNIDALLEFGVRNESLPSIIINYPDVLGIELRDKLTAQQSLFEASILVTRDDFGRVIERMPQAISLGRAAVLKHVNFLTGCGFLLSQVSKMVVACPQLLALNMDIMRMNFDYFKNEMDRDLEELVEFPAFFTYGLESTIRYRHEIVAKKGFTCSLAWLLNCSDAKFDERMKYDTIGVEEMEDANSFDANRLAGRAQDVYDEDEDSDYDDDTDDEYIE from the coding sequence ATGATGAagtccctcttcctcttctccgcccacCCCAAGCCGCCACTACTCCCCTCCCCCAACCTCCGCAAGCTCCTCTGCCTCCGCgccacctcctccgccgcctccacctcctcccgccCCCGCCCGGACCGCCGCACCCCAGGCCCCGCCCGCGCGCGCCAGTCCCTCTACGCCCGCCCCAGCCTGCTCACCATGGACCGCGACCGCGCCGCCCGCCGCGCCGACGTCGACGCCTACCTCGCCTCCCTCGGCGTCGACCCGGGCGAGCTGGCGGGCCTCGAGCTGCCCGCCACCGTCGACGTCATGCGGGAGCGCGTCGACTTCCTCCGCTCCCTCGGCCTCACCCCCCAGGACCTCGCCGCCTACCCGCTCGCCCTCGGCTGCAGCGTGCGCAAGAACATGGTCCCCGTCCTCGACTACCTCGGCAATCTCGGCGTGCGCCGCGACGAGCTCCCCAACCTGCTCCGCCGCTACCCGCAGGTGCTGCACGCCAGCATCGTCGTCGACCTCGCCCCCGTCGTCAAGTACCTCCAGGGGCTCGACGTCCGGCCGGGCGACGTGCCCCGCGTGCTCGAGCGCTACCCGGACCTCCTCGGCTTCAAGCTCGAGGGCACCATCAGCACCTCCGTCGCCTACCTCGTCGCCATCGGCGTCGCCAGGCGCCGGGTCGGCAGCGTCATCACCCGTTTCCCCGAGCTGCTGGGCATGCGGGTCGGCAAAATCCTCAAACCTTTCGTCGAACACCTCGAACGCATCGGCCTGCACAGGCCAGCCAtcgcaagaatcatcgaggacaaGCCCTACGTCCTCGGCTTCGGCCTCGAAGAAACAGTCAAGCCCAACATAGACGCCCTCCTCGAGTTCGGCGTCAGGAACGAGTCCCTCCCATCCATCATCATAAACTACCCCGACGTTCTCGGCATCGAGCTCAGAGACAAACTCACCGCGCAGCAGAGCTTGTTCGAGGCCAGCATTCTGGTCACCCGCGACGATTTCGGAAGGGTGATCGAGAGGATGCCGCAGGCCATCAGCCTCGGGCGAGCCGCGGTTCTCAAGCACGTCAACTTCCTCACGGGCTGCGGCTTCCTACTGTCTCAGGTGAGCAAGATGGTCGTGGCCTGCCCTCAGCTGCTCGCACTCAACATGGACATAATGAGGATGAACTTCGACTACTTCAAGAATGAGATGGACAGGGATCTGGAGGAGCTGGTTGAGTTCCCGGCGTTCTTTACATATGGCCTCGAGTCGACCATAAGGTACCGGCACGAGATCGTGGCCAAGAAGGGGTTCACGTGCTCGCTCGCGTGGCTTCTTAACTGCTCTGATGCGAAATTCGATGAGCGCATGAAGTATGATACGATCGGAGTGGAGGAAATGGAAGATGCCAATTCCTTTGACGCAAATAGGTTGGCAGGGCGAGCACAAGATGTGTATGATGAAGATGAGGATAgcgattatgatgatgacaccgaTGATGAGTACATCGAATAA
- the LOC127314628 gene encoding uncharacterized protein isoform X2, with product MGSSSSNARDAAAPPPSPPPPQPPSPPAAPAPLHVMDAEEDDENVKQLNECAALYLSLQDCLVESDRNWKACQAL from the exons ATGGGCTCTTCCTCGAGCAACGCACGGGACGCGgctgcgccgccgccgtcgccgccgccaccacagCCACCATCTCCTCCTGCGGCGCCGGCGCCCCTCCACGTGATGGACGCGGAAGAGGACGACGAGAACGTGAAGCAGCTCAACGAGTGCGCCGCCCTCTACCTCTCCCTCCAG GACTGCCTCGTCGAGTCCGACCGCAACTGGAAAGCCTGCCAAGCAC TCTGA
- the LOC127314628 gene encoding uncharacterized protein isoform X1, whose product MGSSSSNARDAAAPPPSPPPPQPPSPPAAPAPLHVMDAEEDDENVKQLNECAALYLSLQDCLVESDRNWKACQAHVQALKACEASRNKNEKT is encoded by the exons ATGGGCTCTTCCTCGAGCAACGCACGGGACGCGgctgcgccgccgccgtcgccgccgccaccacagCCACCATCTCCTCCTGCGGCGCCGGCGCCCCTCCACGTGATGGACGCGGAAGAGGACGACGAGAACGTGAAGCAGCTCAACGAGTGCGCCGCCCTCTACCTCTCCCTCCAG GACTGCCTCGTCGAGTCCGACCGCAACTGGAAAGCCTGCCAAGCAC ATGTTCAAGCATTAAAAGCCTGTGAGGCGAGCagaaacaaaaatgaaaaaacatgA
- the LOC127314570 gene encoding methyl-CpG-binding domain-containing protein 1, producing MSSPAPVPASPGSSSQRKRGSTESIGLYAVQCCECYKWRTIPTKDEFETIRENFTADPWFCSKRPDCTCKDPADIEYDSSRIWVIDKPNIPKPPPNTERLVIMRGDLTKTDIYYVLPNGKRAKGTGDVQKFLDANPEYKDSLSLESFSFTMPKIVEETVSNSSAWKTKKTKKQDKTNASSSKN from the exons ATGTCCTCACCGGCGCCGGTTCCGGCCTCGCCGGGGTCCTCCTCTCAG AGAAAACGAGGTTCAACAGAATCAATTGGCTTGTATGCAGTCCAGTGTTGTGAATGTTATAAATGGCGTACGATTCCAACAAAAGATGAATTTGAGACAATTCGTGAGAACTTCACTGCTGATCCATGGTTCTGCAGTAAAAGACCTGACTGCACATGCAAAGACCCTGCAGACATTGAGTATGACAGCAGCCGCATCTGGGTTATCGACAAGCCCAACATACCAAAGCCGCCACCCAACACGGAGAGGCTAGTGATTATGAGAGGTGATCTCACTAAAACTGATATCTACTATGTCCTGCCAAATGGGAAGCGTGCAAAGGGCACAGGGGATGTGCAGAAGTTTCTCGATGCAAATCCAGAGTACAAAGACAGCTTATCACTTGAAAGCTTCAGCTTTACAATGCCCAAGATTGTTGAGGAGACTGTTTCCAATAGCTCTGCGTGGAAAactaaaaagactaaaaagcaggACAAGACAAATGCTTCAAGCAGCAAGAACTAA
- the LOC127314600 gene encoding protein RESISTANCE TO PHYTOPHTHORA 1, chloroplastic, protein MHPLLNIPLSGGCAFPPVAAALRLPAASLPCRSAGSANRRRRPSLTRAGSDGSDGATAGAVTEGEGAEPSAEKPPPVVNPKIEKELKKAVQKTAATFAPRASTASKNPAVPGSTLYTIFEVQAYASMLAGGALSFNLVFPSSEPDIWRLMGMWSIWMFTIPSLRARDCSNKEKEALNYLFILVPLINVIIPFFVKSFAVVWSADTVAFFVMYAWKLGWLQKTE, encoded by the exons ATGCACCCCTTGCTAAACATCCCGCTCAGCGGCGGCTGCGCGTTCCCGCCGGTCGCAGCTGCGCTGCGGTTGCCGGCGGCGTCTCTTCCCTGTAGAAGCGCTGGCAGCGCCAACCGGAGGCGGCGGCCCAGTTTAACGCGGGCTGGCTCCGATGGCTCCGACGGTGCTACCGCTGGCGCGGTAACGGAAGGAGAGGGCGCCGAACCGTCGGCCGAGAAGCCGCCGCCAGTAGTTAACCCCAAGATCGAGAAGGAGCTCAAGAAG GCTGTGCAGAAGACCGCGGCGACGTTTGCGCCGAGGGCGTCCACCGCTAGCAAGAACCCCGCCGTGCCCGGATCCACTCTGTACACCATCTTCGAGGTCCAGGCGTACGCCTCCATGCTTGCCGGCGGAGCCCTTTCCTTCAACCTCGTCTTCCCCTCCAGCGAGCCCGacatttggaggctcatggggatGTGGTCCATCTGGATGTTCA CTATACCTTCTCTTCGGGCCCGTGACTGCTCAAACAAGGAGAAAGAGGCTCTCAACTATTTGTTTATCCTGGTCCCTCTAATCAACGTTATCATCCCATTCTTTGTGAAATCATTCGCAGTTGTCTGGTCAGCAGATACAGTTGCTTTCTTCGTGATGTATGCGTGGAAG CTGGGGTGGCTGCAAAAGACCGAGTGA